From Cellulomonas fimi ATCC 484, a single genomic window includes:
- a CDS encoding cellulose binding domain-containing protein, whose translation MRRLRATLTLTVLACVAVLPVAASAAPDGLARTVHTAGRVVDAGSTWQHAWPGVYFEGRFRGTGVGVVLDDATGDYDVAVDGRTVATLVTPGSTTYRVQGLAPGEHTVRVVKRSEVPWATSTFGGFVPVDGSEILSAPPARDLQLEFVGDSYTAGYGNTSTSRECTGEQVTRTTNADLAFGALTARALGADYQIDAFSGRGMVRNYAGGEPGTSYRTYYDRALPGVAGDVWDRPASWDPDAVVVGLGINDFSTALGSGEAWATPAALREAWVAAYHGFLDTLRERYGPDTYLVVSATYVHTGTDLPDLAQRVVDERRADGDGRVVYWYYGNEGLDYGGCHWHPSVRDHEVIAGQLTAFLRDLPLGGPAPTPTPTPTVSPTPTTSPTPTPTSTPTLPPPSSCRATLTVGGTWPGGYQASVEVTATTEIRRWSTTFTLPEGGAVTQLWSGSATTSGSTVTVRNADWNGALPTGGRTVLGFLGTGPAPVDGPVTCAATSAS comes from the coding sequence GTGCGACGACTGCGTGCCACCCTCACGCTCACCGTCCTGGCCTGCGTGGCCGTGCTCCCGGTCGCGGCGTCCGCCGCGCCGGACGGGCTGGCGCGCACCGTCCACACCGCGGGCCGCGTCGTCGACGCCGGGTCCACGTGGCAGCACGCCTGGCCCGGCGTCTACTTCGAGGGCCGGTTCCGCGGCACGGGCGTCGGGGTCGTGCTCGACGACGCGACGGGCGACTACGACGTCGCGGTCGACGGGCGGACCGTCGCGACGCTCGTCACGCCGGGCAGCACGACGTACCGCGTGCAGGGTCTCGCGCCCGGCGAGCACACCGTGCGCGTCGTGAAGCGCAGCGAGGTGCCGTGGGCGACGAGCACGTTCGGCGGGTTCGTCCCCGTCGACGGCAGCGAGATCCTGTCCGCGCCGCCCGCGCGCGACCTGCAGCTCGAGTTCGTCGGCGACTCGTACACCGCGGGCTACGGCAACACCTCGACGAGCCGCGAGTGCACGGGCGAGCAGGTCACCCGCACGACGAACGCCGACCTCGCCTTCGGTGCCCTCACGGCCCGTGCGCTCGGCGCGGACTACCAGATCGACGCGTTCTCGGGGCGCGGCATGGTGCGCAACTACGCGGGCGGCGAGCCCGGCACGAGCTACCGCACCTACTACGACCGCGCCCTTCCCGGCGTCGCGGGCGACGTGTGGGACCGCCCCGCGTCGTGGGACCCGGACGCCGTCGTCGTCGGGCTCGGGATCAACGACTTCTCGACGGCGCTCGGCAGCGGCGAGGCGTGGGCGACGCCGGCCGCGCTGCGCGAGGCGTGGGTCGCGGCGTACCACGGCTTCCTCGACACGCTGCGGGAGCGGTACGGGCCGGACACGTACCTCGTCGTCAGCGCCACCTACGTCCACACCGGCACCGACCTGCCGGACCTCGCGCAGCGCGTGGTCGACGAGCGCCGGGCCGACGGCGACGGCCGCGTCGTGTACTGGTACTACGGCAACGAGGGCCTCGACTACGGCGGCTGCCACTGGCACCCGTCCGTGCGCGACCACGAGGTGATCGCGGGGCAGCTCACGGCGTTCCTGCGCGACCTGCCCCTCGGCGGCCCGGCACCGACGCCCACGCCGACGCCGACGGTGTCGCCCACGCCGACGACGAGCCCCACGCCCACGCCCACCAGCACCCCGACGCTTCCGCCGCCGTCGTCGTGCCGCGCGACGCTCACGGTCGGCGGCACCTGGCCCGGCGGGTACCAGGCGTCGGTCGAGGTCACGGCGACGACGGAGATCCGGCGCTGGTCGACGACGTTCACGCTCCCGGAGGGCGGCGCGGTCACGCAGCTGTGGTCCGGGTCGGCGACGACCTCCGGCTCGACGGTCACGGTCCGCAACGCGGACTGGAACGGCGCCCTCCCGACGGGCGGCCGGACGGTGCTCGGCTTCCTCGGGACAGGCCCCGCTCCCGTCGACGGCCCGGTGACCTGCGCGGCGACGTCCGCGTCGTGA
- a CDS encoding Ig-like domain-containing protein: MSSTRRIAVVLSVTAALGLATAGSAAAAPKQPVPAPPAVAHVLPQVQLRVNPLPETPAPGDVTATITVKAPANTAVSGTYRLLDGGVVIASGTLASSGTGVVAVDLAPGTHRLTAVYDGAAKVNGAATKNVEVLVPVA, translated from the coding sequence ATGAGCTCCACCCGTCGCATCGCCGTCGTCCTCTCCGTCACCGCCGCCCTGGGGCTCGCGACCGCGGGCAGCGCAGCCGCCGCACCGAAGCAGCCGGTCCCCGCCCCGCCCGCCGTCGCCCACGTCCTCCCGCAGGTGCAGCTGCGAGTCAACCCGCTGCCCGAGACGCCGGCGCCCGGTGACGTCACCGCGACCATCACCGTGAAGGCGCCCGCGAACACCGCCGTCAGCGGCACCTACCGCCTGCTCGACGGGGGCGTCGTCATCGCGTCCGGCACGCTGGCCTCGAGCGGCACCGGTGTCGTGGCCGTCGACCTCGCGCCCGGCACCCACCGGCTGACTGCCGTGTACGACGGCGCGGCGAAGGTCAACGGCGCCGCCACGAAGAACGTCGAGGTGCTCGTCCCGGTCGCCTGA
- a CDS encoding DUF3375 domain-containing protein, which produces MITRAEGAYLGALRAFQNPMLDLLHKRHAPLVVALLSSVFTAERPTVPVADAHTEIGDALDQLRAAGYEDGLPVGPARDLCRQWADAGWLVRQVLDDDVEAYRLSAHAVGALEVAGRAGGTGARVSKSRVRTLLEAVDRLAQDADPDVMVRVARLDAQVRELQAELERLERTGTVDEVDEEELLEEAENVLHLVRELPGDFARVAESIKAMQRDVVTALRQDERPTGDVLREYLERGEHVMESTAEGRAFAGALRLIGDPHRLDGLSTQLGLVLRHRFTRRLTPQQRTDLREVGRRIEQGLDQVFTAQREASYVITTQVRNHDPLRDRQVDDLLRDVMTGLQSWMPLARRGQAVEPLRRLPVAEVEHLRQSAGDLRPPEPPAPLAAWDDDDLGADDHEVRAWGGPHYAELHDHLRTFAPDEPVDVAAAFQAAPAPLRRPVDLLGLLEIADQLGMTETGELAYVDAVRPDGTRRRFAFGGVTTRTKDEDDA; this is translated from the coding sequence ATGATCACTCGTGCCGAAGGGGCGTACCTGGGCGCCCTCCGGGCCTTCCAGAACCCGATGCTCGACCTGCTCCACAAGCGGCACGCCCCGCTCGTCGTGGCGCTGCTGTCCTCGGTGTTCACCGCCGAGCGCCCCACGGTTCCCGTCGCCGACGCGCACACCGAGATCGGCGACGCCCTGGACCAGCTGCGAGCCGCCGGGTACGAGGACGGGCTGCCCGTGGGTCCGGCGCGGGACCTGTGCCGCCAGTGGGCGGACGCCGGGTGGCTCGTGCGGCAGGTGCTCGACGACGACGTCGAGGCCTACCGCCTGTCCGCGCACGCCGTCGGCGCGCTGGAGGTCGCCGGCCGGGCGGGCGGCACGGGCGCGCGCGTGTCGAAGTCCCGCGTCCGCACGCTCCTGGAGGCGGTCGACCGGCTCGCGCAGGACGCCGACCCCGACGTGATGGTCCGGGTCGCACGGCTCGACGCGCAGGTCCGCGAGCTGCAGGCGGAGCTCGAGCGGCTCGAGCGCACCGGGACGGTCGACGAGGTCGACGAGGAGGAGCTCCTCGAGGAGGCCGAGAACGTCCTCCACCTCGTGCGTGAGCTGCCGGGCGACTTCGCGCGCGTCGCCGAGTCCATCAAGGCCATGCAGCGCGACGTCGTGACCGCGCTGCGGCAGGACGAGCGCCCCACGGGCGACGTGCTGCGCGAGTACCTGGAGCGCGGCGAGCACGTCATGGAGTCCACCGCGGAGGGCCGTGCGTTCGCCGGCGCGCTGCGGCTCATCGGCGACCCGCACCGGCTCGACGGGCTCTCGACGCAGCTCGGGCTCGTCCTGCGGCACCGCTTCACGCGCCGGCTCACGCCGCAGCAGCGCACCGACCTGCGCGAGGTCGGCCGGCGGATCGAGCAGGGCCTCGACCAGGTGTTCACGGCGCAGCGCGAGGCGTCGTACGTCATCACGACGCAGGTCCGCAACCACGACCCGCTGCGCGACCGGCAGGTCGACGACCTGCTGCGCGACGTCATGACCGGCCTCCAGTCGTGGATGCCGCTCGCGCGTCGCGGGCAGGCCGTCGAGCCCCTGCGCCGCCTCCCGGTCGCCGAGGTCGAGCACCTGCGGCAGTCCGCGGGCGACCTGCGACCGCCCGAGCCGCCCGCGCCGCTGGCGGCCTGGGACGACGACGACCTCGGTGCGGACGACCACGAGGTGCGGGCGTGGGGCGGCCCGCACTACGCCGAGCTGCACGACCACCTGCGCACGTTCGCGCCCGACGAGCCCGTCGACGTCGCGGCGGCCTTCCAGGCGGCACCTGCGCCGCTGCGACGGCCGGTGGACCTGCTCGGGCTGCTGGAGATCGCCGACCAGCTCGGGATGACCGAGACGGGCGAGCTCGCGTACGTCGACGCGGTCCGGCCGGACGGCACCCGCCGCCGGTTCGCTTTCGGCGGCGTGACGACACGGACGAAGGACGAGGACGATGCCTGA
- a CDS encoding DUF4194 domain-containing protein, whose product MPETTADVTAADVTADDVTADDVTADDVTADDVTAADDVAADEGERGGFIAPVPMEEDPAELFAGDTGTLDADVRRVLVRLLQRRYLLAERSPAQWRTLLENQQVVESRLHDLFVHLVVDHDRGIAYKRQVRSAELDVPVLLRDDAYSRAETLVLVHLRTVYQRERGAGEASVRVDVEELEQTALTYFDADDTNVAGQQREIRGAVARLAKEGLIEEESEGRYRVTPLVEVVLSNERLVELRGWLREQADRRAAGPDDGPGADHETADAEEVAR is encoded by the coding sequence ATGCCTGAGACGACCGCCGACGTGACGGCCGCCGACGTGACGGCCGACGACGTGACGGCCGACGACGTGACGGCCGACGACGTGACGGCTGACGACGTGACGGCCGCCGACGACGTGGCCGCCGACGAGGGGGAGCGCGGCGGCTTCATCGCGCCCGTGCCCATGGAGGAGGACCCCGCCGAGCTGTTCGCGGGGGACACGGGCACGCTCGACGCCGACGTGCGCCGCGTGCTCGTCAGGCTGCTGCAGCGCCGCTACCTGCTCGCCGAGCGCAGCCCCGCCCAGTGGCGCACCCTCCTGGAGAACCAGCAGGTCGTCGAGTCGCGGCTGCACGACCTGTTCGTGCACCTCGTCGTCGACCACGACCGCGGCATCGCCTACAAGAGGCAGGTGCGGTCCGCCGAGCTCGACGTCCCGGTGCTGCTGCGCGACGACGCGTACTCGCGCGCCGAGACCCTCGTCCTGGTGCACCTGCGGACCGTCTACCAGCGCGAGCGCGGCGCGGGGGAGGCGTCGGTGCGCGTCGACGTGGAGGAGCTCGAGCAGACCGCGCTCACCTACTTCGACGCCGACGACACCAACGTCGCCGGGCAGCAGCGCGAGATCCGCGGCGCGGTCGCGCGGCTCGCGAAGGAAGGGCTCATCGAGGAGGAGTCGGAGGGCCGCTACCGCGTGACGCCGCTCGTCGAGGTCGTGCTGAGCAACGAGCGGCTCGTCGAGCTGCGCGGGTGGCTGCGCGAGCAGGCGGACCGCCGCGCCGCAGGCCCCGACGACGGCCCGGGCGCCGACCACGAGACGGCCGACGCCGAGGAGGTCGCACGATGA
- a CDS encoding ATP-binding protein, which translates to MTMVDSLFGLIPAASTGQQWVARDLQLVNWGGYDGHHRVRLASTATLLSGGSGSGKSTLMDAYIALLMPHTTPFNGASNGGVVGRPRGKDQRNVLSYARGKLDESRTEDGTRQRVLRGDGQDTWSAIAMTWTDQSGTELTAVRAWYVPSAARTLEDVTAVRATVDGAFDLRELEHAASQRLARAAVTAAGLTCFDTDRDFTARLHSSLGIGAAGDGNRAVALLGRIQAGQQITTVDALYKAMVLEEPDTFATADAVVEQFDKLTGTREQMITARQQVKALEPIRELRATVEAGHERLRVIDRIGSFADGTSPAALWRHERRLGLLRDVEEDLQHRHQQAQRRTAETAARVSAARAELDGVKEALWSSGGDRLATAQRELAATRVRRDDAARARARLDDVLRPLGVRVGSEADLAALVARSQAALHDADTKAAARQALFDAMQAKKEAGADVAELRAERAAVASRRDNIPGDLHAARAALAQAAGLSTDELPFVAELIEVRTEHEPWRDAFNLALGGFATRILLDVAHLAAFRRAIDAVPLARRIRFEGVPTGIRDDIGLDVRTLPGRLDYRSGPFTGWLRSELSRRFSYVCVDTPGELSQHAKALTRSGQVSEGTQGAHGGQGFANLLGFTNTRRLAHLDEQIARAERRRALAEDRVVDAERDLDRHEEQLAAHRALADVSWDQVDVAAADAELARWEQVVTDLSSGNPEVTRLQDRARELEQTIQRLTEDLGRTKGDAEALAARWSAVTDEVDEAQRALDDAQDAGTTVGAGERTYLDGLLGQDAAVPGAGEPAAALAEFDGVLARAGEVLAAARLAAQQTVATARDALRRTFETFVERWPDPDLGTDPDESYGDFARVLADLETSGLHELEADWRRSLLRLSGNDLTDLHHALSRSVREIKERIQPVNDILADLPFADDDHRLRIDARDTQSTVVARFRKELRDLREVLATDATDAERERRYVRMAKVIDRIRRTSPDFADLVDVRRHVRLSAEKVDLEGNHVALYDHIGEKSGGESQELVAFIVGAALRYQLGDAGAERPRYAPVFLDEALIKADARFTGRAIGAWRGLGFQLVIGAPNDKFSALEPHVDVKYVVLKDASGRSRTKPIAGVAAPS; encoded by the coding sequence ATGACGATGGTCGACTCGCTGTTCGGGCTCATCCCGGCGGCGTCCACCGGGCAGCAGTGGGTCGCGCGCGACCTGCAGCTCGTCAACTGGGGCGGCTACGACGGTCACCACCGGGTGCGCCTGGCGTCCACCGCGACGCTGCTGTCGGGCGGCTCCGGCTCGGGCAAGTCCACGCTCATGGACGCCTACATCGCGCTGCTCATGCCGCACACGACGCCGTTCAACGGCGCGTCGAACGGCGGGGTCGTCGGGCGGCCGCGCGGCAAGGACCAGCGCAACGTGCTGTCCTACGCGCGCGGCAAGCTCGACGAGTCGCGCACCGAGGACGGCACCCGCCAGCGCGTGCTGCGCGGCGACGGGCAGGACACGTGGTCGGCCATCGCGATGACGTGGACGGACCAGTCCGGCACCGAGCTGACGGCGGTGCGCGCCTGGTACGTGCCGTCGGCCGCGCGCACGCTCGAGGACGTCACGGCCGTGCGCGCGACCGTCGACGGCGCGTTCGACCTGCGCGAGCTCGAGCACGCCGCGAGCCAGCGCCTCGCGCGCGCCGCCGTGACCGCCGCGGGCCTGACGTGCTTCGACACCGACCGCGACTTCACCGCGCGGCTGCACTCGTCGCTCGGGATCGGTGCCGCGGGCGACGGCAACCGGGCGGTTGCGCTGCTCGGCCGCATCCAGGCGGGGCAGCAGATCACGACGGTCGACGCCCTCTACAAGGCGATGGTGCTCGAGGAGCCGGACACGTTCGCGACCGCCGACGCGGTCGTCGAGCAGTTCGACAAGCTCACCGGGACGCGCGAGCAGATGATCACCGCGCGCCAGCAGGTCAAGGCGCTCGAGCCGATCCGCGAGCTGCGCGCGACCGTCGAGGCGGGGCACGAGCGGCTGCGGGTCATCGACCGGATCGGCTCGTTCGCCGACGGCACGTCGCCCGCCGCGCTGTGGCGGCACGAGCGCCGCCTCGGCCTGCTGCGCGACGTCGAGGAGGACCTGCAGCACCGCCACCAGCAGGCGCAGCGCCGCACCGCCGAGACCGCGGCACGGGTCAGTGCCGCGCGCGCCGAGCTCGACGGCGTCAAGGAGGCGCTGTGGTCCTCGGGCGGCGACCGGCTCGCGACCGCGCAGCGCGAGCTCGCGGCGACCCGCGTCCGCCGCGACGACGCCGCCCGCGCCCGGGCCCGCCTCGACGACGTCCTGCGCCCGCTGGGGGTGCGCGTCGGCAGCGAGGCGGACCTCGCCGCGCTCGTCGCCCGCTCGCAGGCCGCGCTGCACGACGCCGACACGAAGGCCGCGGCACGGCAGGCGCTGTTCGACGCGATGCAGGCGAAGAAGGAGGCCGGGGCCGACGTCGCGGAGCTGCGCGCGGAGCGCGCCGCCGTCGCGAGCCGTCGCGACAACATCCCCGGCGACCTGCACGCCGCGCGCGCGGCGCTCGCGCAGGCGGCGGGCCTGAGCACGGACGAGCTGCCGTTCGTCGCCGAGCTCATCGAGGTCCGCACCGAGCACGAGCCGTGGCGGGACGCGTTCAACCTCGCGCTGGGCGGGTTCGCGACGCGCATCCTGCTCGACGTCGCGCACCTGGCCGCGTTCCGGCGCGCGATCGACGCCGTGCCCCTCGCGCGCCGGATCCGGTTCGAGGGCGTCCCGACGGGCATCCGCGACGACATCGGCCTCGACGTGCGGACGCTGCCCGGGCGGCTCGACTACCGCAGCGGCCCGTTCACGGGCTGGCTGCGCAGCGAGCTGTCGCGCCGCTTCTCCTACGTGTGCGTCGACACCCCGGGCGAGCTCTCTCAGCACGCCAAGGCGCTCACGCGCAGCGGCCAGGTGTCCGAGGGCACGCAGGGCGCGCACGGCGGGCAGGGGTTCGCGAACCTGCTCGGGTTCACCAACACGCGCCGGCTCGCGCACCTCGACGAGCAGATCGCGCGCGCCGAGCGCCGCCGCGCGCTCGCGGAGGACCGGGTCGTGGACGCCGAGCGGGACCTCGACCGGCACGAGGAGCAGCTCGCGGCGCACCGCGCGCTCGCCGACGTCTCGTGGGACCAGGTCGACGTCGCCGCGGCGGACGCCGAGCTGGCCCGCTGGGAGCAGGTCGTCACCGACCTGTCGTCGGGCAACCCGGAGGTCACGCGCCTGCAGGACCGCGCGCGCGAGCTCGAGCAGACCATCCAGCGCCTCACGGAGGACCTCGGCCGCACCAAGGGCGACGCCGAGGCGCTCGCCGCGCGCTGGTCGGCGGTCACCGACGAGGTCGACGAGGCGCAGCGCGCGCTCGACGACGCGCAGGACGCGGGCACGACCGTCGGCGCCGGCGAGCGCACCTACCTCGACGGCCTGCTCGGCCAGGACGCCGCGGTGCCCGGCGCGGGCGAGCCGGCGGCGGCGCTGGCCGAGTTCGACGGCGTCCTGGCCCGTGCCGGCGAGGTGCTCGCGGCCGCGCGGCTCGCCGCGCAGCAGACCGTGGCCACGGCCCGCGACGCGCTGCGCCGCACGTTCGAGACGTTCGTCGAGCGCTGGCCCGACCCCGACCTCGGCACCGACCCGGACGAGTCGTACGGCGACTTCGCGCGCGTCCTGGCCGACCTGGAGACGAGCGGCCTGCACGAGCTCGAGGCCGACTGGCGCCGGAGCCTCCTGCGGCTGTCCGGCAACGACCTCACCGACCTGCACCACGCGCTGAGCCGGTCCGTGCGGGAGATCAAGGAGCGCATCCAGCCGGTCAACGACATCCTGGCCGACCTGCCGTTCGCCGACGACGACCACCGGCTGCGGATCGACGCGCGCGACACGCAGTCGACCGTCGTCGCCCGCTTCCGCAAGGAGCTGCGCGACCTGCGGGAGGTCCTCGCCACGGACGCGACGGACGCCGAGCGCGAGCGGCGGTACGTGCGCATGGCCAAGGTCATCGACCGGATCCGCCGCACCTCGCCGGATTTCGCCGACCTCGTCGACGTGCGCCGCCACGTGCGGCTGTCCGCCGAGAAGGTGGACCTCGAGGGCAACCACGTCGCGCTGTACGACCACATCGGCGAGAAGTCCGGCGGCGAGTCGCAGGAGCTCGTCGCGTTCATCGTCGGTGCCGCGCTGCGCTACCAGCTCGGCGACGCCGGCGCGGAGCGACCCCGGTACGCGCCGGTGTTCCTCGACGAGGCCCTCATCAAGGCCGACGCGCGGTTCACGGGCCGCGCGATCGGGGCGTGGCGCGGGCTCGGCTTCCAGCTGGTGATCGGTGCGCCCAACGACAAGTTCAGCGCCCTCGAGCCGCACGTCGACGTCAAGTACGTCGTCCTCAAGGACGCGTCGGGCCGCTCCCGCACGAAGCCGATCGCGGGGGTCGCGGCGCCGTCCTGA
- a CDS encoding PAS domain-containing protein, protein MRIAVTPTAEERTFGAEEIIVSKTDLQGRITYANDVFVRVSGYPRAELAGRPHSLIRHPDMPRAIFRTLWQTVQGGQEIFAYVKNLAADGAFYWVLAHVTPSTDVHGAAVGYHSNRRLPAPAAVRAVEDVYRVLLDEERRHGTGNAAVDASSALLADLLARDGVTYDEWVWGVVNGHGGLR, encoded by the coding sequence GTGCGCATCGCTGTGACGCCGACGGCCGAGGAGAGGACGTTCGGGGCCGAGGAGATCATCGTCTCCAAGACCGACCTGCAGGGCCGCATCACCTATGCCAACGACGTGTTCGTCCGCGTGAGCGGGTACCCGCGCGCCGAGCTCGCGGGCCGGCCGCACTCCCTCATCCGGCACCCCGACATGCCGCGCGCGATCTTCCGGACGCTGTGGCAGACCGTGCAGGGTGGCCAGGAGATCTTCGCCTACGTGAAGAACCTGGCGGCCGACGGCGCCTTCTACTGGGTGCTCGCGCACGTCACGCCCTCGACGGACGTGCACGGCGCGGCCGTCGGCTACCACTCCAACCGGCGCCTGCCCGCTCCCGCCGCCGTGCGTGCGGTCGAGGACGTCTACCGCGTGCTGCTCGACGAGGAGCGCCGGCACGGCACCGGCAACGCCGCCGTCGACGCGTCGTCGGCGCTGCTCGCGGACCTGCTCGCGCGCGACGGCGTCACGTACGACGAGTGGGTGTGGGGCGTCGTGAACGGCCACGGGGGCCTGCGGTGA
- a CDS encoding methyl-accepting chemotaxis protein gives MRRARDAATAPVPLDGGALAPVVATLRRAAGGDLEARVPELADPALAELGDGLNALLDVVDAFVRESGAALTAAAEGRFHRTLVERGMPGAYRDGARRINAARDAMRDAAAAAQEQERVRTEIGTQAVEVSQHVAAASTELGASAGSLRHSVREGVDELASTVELVGRLREASATIGAAVTLIQDVSARTRLLALNATIEAARAGDRGRAFAVVAGEVRSLSDRVASSSADIADQVAHAQEASRAVDASIGRVATLIAEIDTAAAGVADAAGHDEGGLARMAETLRADIGRFAH, from the coding sequence GTGAGGCGGGCACGCGACGCCGCCACGGCGCCCGTCCCGCTCGACGGCGGCGCGCTCGCGCCCGTCGTGGCGACGCTGCGCCGCGCCGCCGGGGGCGACCTCGAGGCACGCGTGCCCGAGCTGGCCGACCCCGCGCTCGCCGAGCTCGGGGACGGCCTCAACGCGCTGCTCGACGTCGTCGACGCGTTCGTCCGTGAGTCGGGCGCGGCGCTCACGGCGGCCGCCGAGGGACGGTTCCACCGCACGCTCGTCGAGCGGGGCATGCCGGGCGCCTACCGGGACGGCGCCCGCCGGATCAACGCCGCGCGCGACGCCATGCGCGACGCCGCCGCGGCGGCCCAGGAGCAGGAGCGCGTGCGCACGGAGATCGGGACGCAGGCGGTGGAGGTCTCGCAGCACGTCGCGGCCGCGTCCACCGAGCTCGGGGCGTCCGCGGGGTCCCTGCGCCACTCAGTGCGCGAGGGCGTCGACGAGCTGGCCTCCACGGTCGAGCTCGTGGGCCGGCTGCGTGAGGCGTCGGCCACGATCGGCGCGGCGGTCACGCTCATCCAGGACGTGTCCGCACGGACCCGCCTGCTCGCGCTCAACGCGACGATCGAGGCCGCGCGGGCGGGTGACCGGGGCCGCGCCTTCGCGGTCGTCGCGGGCGAGGTGCGCTCGCTGTCGGACCGGGTCGCGAGCTCCTCCGCCGACATCGCCGACCAGGTCGCGCACGCGCAGGAGGCGTCCCGCGCGGTCGACGCGTCGATCGGGCGCGTCGCGACGCTCATCGCGGAGATCGACACGGCTGCGGCGGGCGTCGCCGACGCCGCGGGCCACGACGAGGGCGGGCTCGCGCGGATGGCGGAGACGCTGCGCGCGGACATCGGGCGCTTCGCGCACTGA
- a CDS encoding class I SAM-dependent methyltransferase — MPAWDRPEGGVVRVRVATVEDLLDLLDGVFDARADATSRAAAAHWDEVLARPGHPLAVDAPDASLVSWYDEGVLPLPDLRTALDVGCGLGRNSRWLAHAGLAVTGADIAPGALARARELGGAGTLRYVDVDVLREPVPGGPFDLVYDSGCFHHLAPHRRISYRATLAASLAPGGYFGLCTFAAGRMGADDDDATLLRAGALGEGVGYTLQELQDVFADLELVAGGPMPRAAGNGQDVFSHDFLVAALFRRPA, encoded by the coding sequence GTGCCGGCGTGGGACCGGCCGGAGGGTGGGGTGGTTCGGGTGCGGGTCGCGACGGTGGAGGACCTGCTGGACCTCCTGGACGGCGTGTTCGACGCGCGCGCGGACGCGACGAGCCGCGCGGCGGCTGCGCACTGGGACGAGGTCCTCGCCCGGCCGGGCCACCCGCTCGCCGTGGACGCCCCGGACGCGAGCCTCGTCTCCTGGTACGACGAGGGGGTCCTGCCGCTGCCCGACCTGCGCACCGCTCTCGACGTCGGCTGCGGTCTGGGACGCAACAGCCGCTGGCTCGCGCACGCCGGGCTCGCCGTGACCGGCGCCGACATCGCACCGGGGGCGCTCGCCCGTGCCCGGGAGCTCGGCGGGGCGGGCACCCTGCGCTACGTCGACGTGGACGTGCTGCGCGAGCCGGTGCCCGGCGGGCCGTTCGACCTCGTCTACGACTCGGGGTGCTTCCACCACCTCGCCCCGCACCGGCGCATCAGCTACCGCGCCACGCTCGCCGCGTCGCTCGCCCCCGGCGGCTACTTCGGCCTGTGCACCTTCGCGGCGGGGCGCATGGGGGCGGACGACGACGACGCGACCCTGCTGCGCGCCGGTGCGCTCGGCGAGGGCGTCGGGTACACGCTGCAGGAGCTGCAGGACGTGTTCGCCGACCTCGAGCTCGTCGCGGGCGGCCCCATGCCGCGCGCCGCGGGGAACGGGCAGGACGTGTTCTCGCACGACTTCCTCGTTGCGGCCCTCTTCCGCCGACCGGCCTGA
- a CDS encoding DUF1801 domain-containing protein: MARGDAPASTVEEYLDALPAADAAALRRVRDEILALVPGGDQRISYQVPCVTYRDRPLVSLSRARDHLSLHLQSPPLARALAGTVTDVRWSGATAHFTADAPPSRATLEQVVRGRIAEVDARLDARSAGRG; this comes from the coding sequence ATGGCCCGTGGCGACGCACCGGCGTCCACCGTCGAGGAGTACCTCGACGCCCTGCCCGCGGCCGACGCGGCAGCGCTGCGCCGGGTCCGTGACGAGATCCTGGCGCTGGTGCCGGGCGGCGACCAGCGGATCTCCTACCAGGTGCCGTGCGTGACGTACCGCGACCGGCCGCTCGTGAGCCTGTCGCGCGCGCGGGACCACCTGAGCCTGCACCTGCAGAGCCCGCCGCTGGCCCGGGCGCTCGCGGGCACCGTGACCGACGTCCGCTGGTCGGGCGCGACCGCGCACTTCACCGCGGACGCCCCGCCGAGCCGCGCGACGCTCGAGCAGGTCGTGCGGGGCCGCATCGCCGAGGTGGACGCGCGGCTCGACGCGCGCAGCGCCGGGCGCGGCTGA
- a CDS encoding MmcQ/YjbR family DNA-binding protein, with translation MATWQDVRAAVAALPDTTEPDPRRWRAHGRSLVWERPLRRSDHEALGADAWPGDVLGLRTPDLEAKDVLLGSAPDVYFTTPHFDGYPAVLVRLERLAPDELAEVVTETWLALVPKRTARAWLDAHPPVD, from the coding sequence ATGGCGACGTGGCAGGACGTGCGCGCGGCCGTCGCCGCGCTGCCCGACACCACCGAGCCGGACCCGCGCCGGTGGCGCGCGCACGGCCGGTCGCTCGTCTGGGAACGCCCCCTGCGGCGCAGCGACCACGAGGCGCTCGGCGCCGACGCGTGGCCCGGCGACGTGCTCGGCCTGCGCACGCCGGACCTCGAGGCGAAGGACGTCCTGCTCGGCTCGGCGCCCGACGTGTACTTCACGACGCCGCACTTCGACGGCTACCCGGCCGTGCTCGTGCGGCTGGAGCGCCTGGCGCCCGACGAGCTCGCCGAGGTCGTCACCGAGACGTGGCTCGCGCTCGTGCCGAAGCGCACCGCTCGTGCCTGGCTGGACGCGCACCCGCCTGTCGACTGA